One Desulfobulbus oligotrophicus DNA segment encodes these proteins:
- the rpoN gene encoding RNA polymerase factor sigma-54 yields the protein MALELRQNLKLAQKLVMTPQLRQAIRLLQLGRLELTEALHAELEQNPMLEEVPSLLEQPVNPEALNAEENPYQAETAFTDRVKGDDPATVAEINWNDYVNSFDSDLSFSRETPPADAPSQFDFISTTPDLTAYLQWQLTHLDLTEQDILLTTFIVCNLNEHGFLEATIEDIRAYGQCTAEEAEGALRLVQSLEPAGVGAMDIRESLLLQLDRLDYYDTLPYQIVDQHMPLLETQNYAKLAREVGTTQKKILEAIAVIQELTPYPGNEFSNRQINYVIPDVYVYKIDGEFVIQLNDEGLPQLQLSEEYLKLLKQRSTGLSAESKSYLRENKRNAEWFIKSIDQRQKTIYKVMESLLKFQRDFFESGPAAMKPLILRDVAEDIGMHESTISRVTTNKYVHCPQGIYELKYFFSTAVSTPDGDTVAAEAIKTRIRQLINSENPAKPLSDNKISELLSKENITVARRTVAKYRDQLKILPVKYRRQR from the coding sequence ATGGCGCTCGAACTCAGACAGAATCTCAAGCTTGCACAAAAACTGGTCATGACGCCGCAACTGCGCCAAGCCATCAGGCTGTTGCAGCTTGGCCGTCTCGAACTGACCGAAGCCCTCCATGCAGAACTCGAACAAAACCCCATGCTGGAAGAGGTACCGAGCCTGCTGGAACAGCCTGTCAATCCCGAAGCGCTCAATGCCGAAGAAAATCCCTACCAGGCCGAGACTGCTTTCACTGACCGGGTAAAAGGAGATGACCCGGCCACTGTTGCTGAAATAAACTGGAACGACTATGTCAACTCGTTTGATTCCGATCTTTCATTTTCGCGAGAGACGCCACCCGCCGATGCCCCCTCTCAGTTTGATTTTATCTCCACCACCCCGGATTTAACAGCCTATCTCCAGTGGCAACTGACCCATCTTGATCTCACGGAACAAGACATCCTTCTCACCACCTTCATCGTCTGCAACCTCAATGAACACGGTTTTCTGGAGGCCACCATTGAAGATATCCGTGCGTACGGCCAATGCACCGCTGAGGAGGCTGAGGGGGCACTGCGCCTTGTGCAGAGCCTGGAGCCTGCAGGGGTAGGCGCCATGGATATCCGTGAATCTCTGCTCCTGCAACTTGACCGCCTTGATTACTATGATACGCTGCCCTATCAGATAGTCGACCAGCACATGCCCCTGCTCGAGACCCAGAATTACGCGAAGCTGGCCCGGGAAGTCGGCACAACGCAGAAAAAGATTCTTGAGGCCATCGCCGTTATCCAGGAGCTGACACCCTACCCCGGCAATGAGTTCAGCAACCGGCAGATCAACTACGTGATTCCAGATGTCTATGTGTACAAAATCGACGGCGAATTTGTGATCCAGCTCAATGACGAAGGTCTGCCGCAGCTCCAGCTTTCAGAAGAGTACCTGAAACTGCTCAAACAGCGAAGCACCGGCCTGAGTGCGGAATCAAAGAGCTATCTGCGCGAAAACAAGCGTAATGCGGAATGGTTTATAAAGTCCATCGATCAACGACAAAAAACCATTTATAAGGTCATGGAGAGCCTGCTTAAGTTTCAACGGGACTTCTTCGAGTCCGGGCCGGCCGCCATGAAGCCGTTGATTTTACGTGACGTTGCCGAGGATATCGGCATGCATGAGTCAACCATCAGTCGGGTGACCACCAACAAGTACGTCCACTGTCCGCAGGGAATCTATGAGTTAAAATATTTTTTCAGTACAGCAGTCTCAACCCCGGATGGTGACACGGTGGCTGCAGAAGCCATCAAGACGAGAATTCGCCAACTGATCAACAGCGAGAACCCCGCCAAACCGTTAAGCGACAACAAGATCTCTGAACTGCTGAGCAAAGAAAATATCACCGTTGCCCGGCGCACTGTCGCTAAATACCGGGATCAACTTAAAATACTACCGGTAAAATACCGGAGACAACGATGA
- a CDS encoding PTS sugar transporter subunit IIA, giving the protein MMRAGNAMYRLRRDAIILDMKANTKEAALRELAGIAATLAGRFTEETFYNILLDRENIGSTGVGNGVAIPHGKIDSLDETLVCFGRSRDGVNFDAIDNRPVHLFVVIFSPTHEGEEYLQTLASVRRMLKQPGRRQKLFNGSDHDAIIDVFTTWK; this is encoded by the coding sequence ATGATGCGTGCAGGCAATGCGATGTACCGGTTGCGGCGTGATGCAATAATTCTCGATATGAAGGCGAACACCAAGGAGGCGGCGCTTCGTGAACTGGCAGGGATAGCTGCCACTCTGGCGGGTCGTTTTACGGAAGAGACATTCTACAACATCCTGCTGGACCGCGAAAATATAGGCTCGACCGGAGTCGGCAACGGTGTTGCCATTCCCCACGGCAAGATTGACAGCCTTGACGAAACACTGGTCTGCTTTGGTCGCAGCCGGGACGGTGTCAACTTTGATGCCATTGACAACCGTCCGGTCCATCTTTTTGTGGTGATTTTTTCTCCAACCCATGAGGGTGAAGAATATCTGCAGACCCTGGCCTCGGTCAGAAGAATGCTCAAACAACCCGGCAGGCGGCAAAAGCTGTTCAACGGTTCCGACCACGACGCCATCATAGACGTATTCACCACCTGGAAATAA
- a CDS encoding class II 3-deoxy-7-phosphoheptulonate synthase produces the protein MAETQNWNKLSWHKFPALQQPNWPDKERYDEIIQTLSLLPPLVFAGEIRDLKAVLAKAVRGEAFLLQGGDCSEEFSRCTAPNIRETLKVLLQMAVILTYAGNKPVVKVGRIAGQYAKPRSSDTENINGLEIPSYRGDMANSADPILEARIPDPDRLMKGYHLSAATMNLLRAFTRGGFSSLHRVQAWNQEFVRQSPMGRSYERMAKQISNALKFMETIGISTDIPQLKEAQFFTSHEALFLGYEQALTREDSVAGGWYDCSAHMLWIGDRTRQLDGAHVEFLRGVRNPIGIKVGPSHDIDNILAIVERLNPENEPGRITLITRFGYKVIDKYLPPLLRAVKKSGYHVLWTCDPMHANTFKAESGHKTRDFDNILSELRCFFELNWVEGTVPGGVHFELTGDDVTECIGGARQLSDAQLGLRYLTTCDPRLNAEQALEMAFQIAEMIRSS, from the coding sequence ATGGCAGAGACACAAAACTGGAACAAGTTGAGTTGGCATAAATTCCCGGCCCTGCAGCAACCGAACTGGCCGGATAAGGAGCGATATGACGAGATCATTCAAACCCTGTCCCTGCTGCCGCCGCTGGTTTTTGCCGGTGAAATCAGAGACCTGAAAGCAGTGCTGGCCAAAGCTGTCAGGGGAGAGGCCTTTTTGCTGCAAGGCGGTGACTGCTCTGAAGAGTTTTCCCGCTGTACAGCGCCGAATATTCGCGAGACCCTTAAAGTACTGTTGCAGATGGCGGTCATCCTCACCTATGCCGGCAACAAACCCGTGGTCAAGGTCGGTCGTATTGCCGGCCAGTATGCCAAACCGCGCTCCAGTGATACGGAGAATATCAATGGCCTTGAGATTCCGAGTTATCGCGGTGATATGGCCAACTCGGCAGATCCCATTCTGGAGGCCCGTATCCCGGATCCTGATCGCCTGATGAAAGGGTATCATCTGTCAGCCGCGACCATGAACCTGCTGCGTGCCTTTACCCGTGGCGGTTTCAGTTCGCTGCACCGGGTTCAGGCCTGGAATCAGGAATTTGTCAGACAGTCACCCATGGGACGGTCGTACGAACGTATGGCCAAACAGATCAGCAATGCCCTCAAATTCATGGAGACCATCGGCATTTCCACGGATATCCCTCAGTTGAAGGAGGCCCAGTTTTTCACCTCCCATGAGGCGTTGTTTCTCGGCTACGAACAGGCGTTGACACGGGAAGACTCGGTGGCTGGCGGGTGGTACGACTGTTCTGCACATATGTTGTGGATCGGCGATCGGACCCGGCAGCTGGATGGAGCCCATGTGGAGTTTTTGCGAGGGGTACGTAATCCGATCGGCATAAAGGTCGGTCCCAGCCATGATATCGATAATATCCTCGCCATTGTTGAACGGTTAAATCCAGAGAATGAACCCGGCCGGATCACGCTTATTACCCGATTCGGCTATAAGGTCATCGACAAGTACCTGCCGCCGCTTCTCAGAGCAGTCAAAAAATCCGGTTACCATGTGCTCTGGACCTGTGATCCGATGCATGCCAACACCTTTAAAGCCGAGTCCGGCCACAAGACCCGGGATTTCGACAATATCTTGTCGGAGTTACGCTGCTTTTTCGAGTTGAACTGGGTTGAGGGTACGGTGCCGGGCGGTGTGCATTTTGAACTCACCGGTGACGACGTGACAGAGTGTATCGGCGGAGCGCGACAGCTTTCCGATGCCCAGCTGGGCCTGCGTTATCTGACCACCTGCGATCCGCGGCTCAATGCCGAGCAGGCACTGGAAATGGCCTTTCAGATTGCGGAGATGATTCGCAGCAGCTGA
- a CDS encoding type I restriction enzyme HsdR N-terminal domain-containing protein, with the protein MIDTTGHHIVYGDLIDYLTGEVLPDTDDERIRQQLARRLVEDLGYKREELEPRLVIHSCFNNNQVQTRIELAVSIHGRRLFILRYGPGSLVTREKAAIAAARILEPDYRIPLAVVTNGRDAELLETKHGTVVAAGLDCIPDRKEAEQLFYAYAFEPFADPKRREQALRILNVFDLDICCLGSRCPTDSSTPVKKNDANPPVDYVKNPKER; encoded by the coding sequence ATGATAGATACCACCGGACATCATATCGTCTATGGCGATCTGATCGACTATCTGACCGGCGAGGTGTTACCGGATACCGATGATGAGCGCATCCGCCAGCAACTCGCCAGGCGGCTAGTGGAGGATCTGGGCTACAAACGGGAGGAGCTTGAGCCGCGACTGGTTATTCATTCCTGTTTCAACAACAATCAGGTACAGACACGCATCGAGCTGGCTGTCAGCATACATGGCCGGCGATTGTTTATTCTCCGTTATGGACCCGGCTCCCTGGTGACCAGAGAGAAGGCGGCTATTGCCGCAGCTCGAATTCTTGAACCGGATTATCGGATACCCCTGGCCGTGGTCACCAACGGAAGGGACGCCGAATTGCTGGAAACAAAACACGGCACGGTCGTGGCTGCAGGTCTTGACTGTATCCCCGATCGAAAAGAGGCGGAACAACTGTTCTATGCATATGCGTTTGAACCGTTTGCCGACCCTAAACGGCGTGAACAGGCCCTGCGTATCCTCAACGTTTTTGATCTGGATATCTGCTGTCTCGGCAGTCGTTGCCCGACAGACAGCTCCACACCCGTAAAAAAAAATGATGCCAACCCACCGGTTGACTACGTAAAAAACCCTAAAGAAAGATAA
- a CDS encoding 50S ribosomal protein L11 methyltransferase, whose amino-acid sequence MHPTDNPPTATRWLQVSLLCPLLLIDPATDLLGILSGSGVEQSPETEAGATISGFFQLTATDNGQELEEAVKSIRTLVEDEMTALFSLYGLIPNQMHLTVLADQDWATSWQQYFKPFAVIPGLVIKPSWEDYQPEPDESVIEMDPGMAFGTGQHASTCMALDLLKNSMEAIRPWSVLDVGTGTGILAMAVALFGAGNIIAIDNDLEAVTVAKNNVAHNRLSAAITVNSTSLERISGPFQLICANIIHDVLVSMAEQFTRLTEPGAHLVLAGLLSGEQEDSIKAVYSALGWQLLDHRHRDEWAALQLVRLEKP is encoded by the coding sequence ATGCACCCTACTGACAATCCACCAACTGCAACCCGCTGGCTACAGGTTTCATTGCTCTGTCCCCTGCTTCTTATAGACCCTGCCACAGACTTACTGGGTATACTGAGCGGATCCGGGGTCGAGCAGAGTCCGGAGACCGAAGCCGGAGCAACGATCAGCGGTTTTTTTCAACTCACAGCCACAGACAACGGACAGGAACTGGAAGAGGCTGTTAAGAGTATCCGTACCCTGGTTGAAGATGAAATGACCGCGCTCTTCTCTCTCTATGGTCTTATCCCCAACCAGATGCACCTCACCGTCCTGGCTGATCAGGATTGGGCCACCAGCTGGCAACAGTACTTCAAACCCTTTGCGGTTATTCCCGGGCTCGTCATCAAACCATCCTGGGAAGACTATCAACCAGAACCCGATGAATCCGTTATTGAGATGGACCCGGGCATGGCCTTCGGCACCGGGCAACATGCCTCAACCTGTATGGCTCTTGATCTTCTCAAAAACAGCATGGAGGCCATTCGCCCCTGGTCCGTGCTTGATGTCGGCACGGGCACCGGTATTTTAGCCATGGCCGTCGCCCTCTTCGGAGCCGGGAACATCATTGCCATTGACAACGATCTGGAGGCCGTCACCGTTGCTAAAAATAACGTTGCCCATAACCGGTTATCCGCAGCCATTACAGTGAACAGCACCTCTCTCGAACGGATTTCCGGCCCCTTTCAACTGATCTGTGCCAACATTATCCATGACGTGCTTGTCAGCATGGCGGAACAGTTCACCCGGTTGACAGAACCAGGGGCACACCTTGTCTTGGCGGGGCTGCTCAGCGGTGAGCAGGAGGACAGTATCAAAGCTGTTTACAGTGCCCTTGGCTGGCAGCTGCTGGATCATCGTCACCGGGATGAGTGGGCTGCATTACAGCTGGTCCGTCTGGAAAAACCATAA
- the atpD gene encoding F0F1 ATP synthase subunit beta — translation MNTDHDHSQGTVLSVRGSVVDAHFPGGLPEFHSELHVGTDREVVVEVVGHVDTETIRGIALNPTAGLARGTPIYDSGHPLRVPVGERMLGRVVNVFGNAIDAGEDLHGGEWRPLYGQPVSLVDQGATSEIFVTGIKAIDLLTPLARGGKAGLFGGAGVGKTVLITELINNVAGRHGGVTVFCGIGERSREAEEMVRDVEAAGVRDNTVLMFGQMNEPPGARFRIGHAALTVAEYFRDDARRDVLLLIDNVFRFIQAGSEVSGLLGRLPSRMGYQPTLGTELAELQERICTTRGAAITSVQAVYVPADDFTDPAITHTFGHLSALIVLSRERASQGFYPAVDPLRSESKMLTPSMVGERHYEVARKVRETQAAYDELKDVIAMLGLEELSRDDQRRVHRARRLERFLTQPFFTTGQFTGMGGAMVELEDTLDGCERILNDEFSGYPEQALYMIGTVDEAKKP, via the coding sequence ATGAATACCGATCACGACCATTCCCAGGGCACCGTGCTGTCGGTACGTGGCAGCGTGGTGGATGCCCATTTCCCTGGCGGCCTTCCGGAGTTCCATAGCGAACTGCACGTGGGGACAGACCGCGAGGTCGTGGTCGAAGTGGTTGGTCATGTTGATACGGAAACCATCCGCGGTATCGCCCTTAACCCGACCGCCGGGCTGGCTCGGGGCACGCCGATCTACGATTCGGGCCACCCGCTGCGGGTGCCGGTGGGCGAACGGATGCTGGGCCGTGTGGTCAACGTGTTCGGCAATGCGATCGACGCCGGTGAGGACCTGCATGGCGGTGAGTGGCGTCCGCTCTACGGGCAGCCGGTATCGCTCGTCGACCAGGGCGCCACCTCGGAAATCTTCGTCACCGGAATCAAGGCCATCGATCTCCTGACCCCGCTCGCGCGCGGCGGCAAGGCGGGTCTGTTCGGCGGTGCCGGGGTGGGCAAGACAGTGCTGATCACCGAGCTGATCAACAACGTTGCCGGACGCCATGGCGGAGTCACGGTGTTCTGCGGCATCGGCGAACGCTCGCGCGAGGCCGAAGAGATGGTGCGCGACGTGGAGGCGGCCGGCGTGCGCGATAACACCGTGCTGATGTTCGGACAGATGAACGAGCCGCCGGGCGCACGCTTCCGGATCGGCCACGCGGCGCTGACCGTGGCCGAGTACTTTCGTGACGACGCCCGCCGGGACGTACTGCTGCTGATCGACAACGTGTTCCGTTTCATCCAGGCCGGCTCCGAGGTCTCCGGTCTGCTGGGTCGGCTGCCCTCACGCATGGGCTATCAGCCCACCCTGGGCACCGAGCTGGCCGAGCTGCAAGAGCGCATCTGCACCACCAGGGGCGCAGCGATCACTTCGGTGCAGGCTGTGTACGTGCCGGCGGATGATTTCACCGACCCGGCCATCACACACACCTTCGGTCACCTGTCGGCGCTGATCGTACTCTCACGCGAGCGCGCAAGCCAGGGCTTCTATCCGGCCGTGGACCCGCTACGCTCGGAGTCGAAGATGCTGACCCCGTCGATGGTGGGCGAGCGCCACTACGAGGTGGCGCGCAAGGTCCGCGAGACCCAGGCCGCCTACGACGAACTCAAGGACGTGATCGCCATGCTCGGGCTGGAGGAACTGTCACGCGACGACCAGCGACGTGTGCACAGAGCGCGGCGGCTGGAGCGGTTCCTGACCCAGCCATTCTTCACCACCGGGCAGTTCACCGGCATGGGCGGCGCCATGGTGGAGCTGGAGGACACGCTGGACGGCTGCGAGCGTATCCTCAACGACGAGTTCTCCGGCTATCCCGAGCAGGCGCTGTACATGATCGGCACAGTCGATGAGGCGAAGAAGCCATGA
- a CDS encoding F0F1 ATP synthase subunit epsilon, whose product MSTEGSSMTMRIKVIVPSGVLAEQQAAKLVAEASDGSFCLLPRHVDFVAVLVPGILTLTSADGEETFFAVDEGLLVKHGTDVRVSTWNALQGKLGELQQAVLAQFREQGEQEQQARHALDRLETSLVQQVLDWDGRRHA is encoded by the coding sequence ATGAGCACGGAGGGTAGTTCAATGACCATGCGGATCAAGGTCATCGTGCCCTCGGGCGTGCTGGCAGAGCAGCAGGCCGCAAAACTGGTGGCTGAGGCGAGTGACGGATCGTTCTGCCTGCTGCCGCGTCATGTCGACTTTGTGGCAGTGCTGGTCCCAGGCATTCTCACCCTGACCTCTGCAGACGGTGAAGAGACCTTTTTCGCGGTGGACGAAGGCCTGCTGGTCAAGCACGGCACAGACGTCCGGGTGTCCACCTGGAACGCCCTGCAGGGCAAATTGGGCGAGCTGCAGCAGGCGGTGCTGGCGCAGTTCCGCGAACAGGGCGAACAGGAGCAGCAGGCTCGTCACGCCCTGGACCGGCTGGAGACCAGTCTGGTGCAGCAGGTCCTGGACTGGGACGGGCGCAGACATGCCTGA
- a CDS encoding AtpZ/AtpI family protein produces MPERDPIPPNEPLRGLDEEIGAREARKVRMRSRRDRTLWHGLGAAGIVGWSVTVPTVAGTFLGLWIDRRWPGDLSWTLALLLGGVALGCLNAWYWVNQESRMIEKDEAEQEADQ; encoded by the coding sequence ATGCCTGAACGCGATCCCATACCGCCGAATGAGCCGTTGCGCGGACTGGACGAGGAGATCGGTGCCAGGGAAGCGCGCAAGGTTCGGATGCGCAGCCGCCGCGACCGCACCCTCTGGCACGGCCTGGGGGCGGCCGGCATCGTTGGCTGGTCTGTGACCGTGCCGACCGTGGCCGGGACATTTTTGGGACTGTGGATCGACCGCCGCTGGCCGGGCGATCTCTCGTGGACCCTGGCACTGCTGCTGGGCGGGGTCGCACTGGGTTGCCTCAATGCGTGGTATTGGGTCAATCAGGAGTCAAGGATGATCGAGAAGGACGAAGCAGAACAGGAGGCCGACCAATGA
- a CDS encoding ATP synthase subunit I has protein sequence MNTALLLLLALVAGLGLGLLYFGGLWLTVQRLARTRNPTLLFALSFVLRTALVVTGMYLVMDGSWQRLLVCLAGFIIVRQVMLSRLRPDCFPQAPCKGVEP, from the coding sequence ATGAACACCGCGCTTCTCCTGCTGTTGGCACTGGTGGCCGGGCTCGGCCTGGGCCTGCTCTATTTCGGCGGCCTGTGGTTGACTGTACAGCGGCTGGCACGCACACGCAACCCGACGCTGCTGTTTGCACTGAGCTTCGTGCTACGCACGGCGCTGGTGGTGACGGGCATGTACCTGGTGATGGACGGCAGCTGGCAGCGCCTGCTGGTATGCCTGGCCGGCTTCATTATCGTGCGCCAGGTGATGCTGTCGCGACTGCGGCCCGACTGCTTCCCGCAGGCGCCGTGCAAAGGAGTGGAACCATGA
- a CDS encoding F0F1 ATP synthase subunit A has product MTITPDAIVYWQFGPFAISATLVFTWVVMALLAGGSWLITCRLTGGTSVSRGQLLLEIVLDGIRGQIRGVVDVDADRYLPFIGTLFLFIVTSNVLVVVPGFQAPTGSLSTTTALALCVFVAVPVFGTMSQGLRGYLKTYLQPTWLMLPFNILSELTRTISLSIRLFGNMMSGTMIAAVALAIAPLFFPVIMSVLGLLIGVIQAYIFSVLALVYIVSATRAHEEQLGGPHNDNKGGSTRGEP; this is encoded by the coding sequence ATGACCATCACGCCTGATGCCATCGTCTACTGGCAGTTCGGTCCATTTGCAATCAGCGCCACTTTAGTGTTCACCTGGGTGGTGATGGCGCTTTTGGCCGGTGGCTCGTGGCTGATTACGTGCAGACTGACGGGCGGGACTTCGGTGTCGCGCGGACAGCTGCTGCTGGAGATCGTGCTCGATGGCATCCGCGGGCAGATCCGCGGCGTGGTCGACGTCGACGCAGACCGCTACCTGCCCTTTATCGGCACGCTGTTCCTGTTCATCGTGACGTCCAATGTCCTGGTCGTAGTACCAGGGTTCCAGGCACCCACCGGCTCGCTCTCGACCACCACGGCGCTGGCGCTGTGCGTGTTCGTGGCGGTGCCTGTCTTCGGCACTATGTCCCAGGGCCTGCGTGGCTACCTGAAGACGTACCTGCAGCCAACCTGGCTCATGCTGCCGTTCAACATCCTCTCAGAACTGACGCGGACGATCTCGCTGTCGATCCGCCTGTTCGGCAACATGATGAGCGGTACCATGATCGCAGCGGTGGCGCTGGCGATCGCGCCGCTGTTCTTTCCGGTCATCATGAGTGTTCTCGGCCTGCTGATCGGCGTGATCCAGGCCTACATCTTTTCGGTCCTGGCGCTGGTCTACATCGTCTCGGCCACACGTGCCCACGAGGAGCAACTCGGCGGGCCACACAACGACAACAAAGGAGGAAGTACCCGTGGAGAGCCTTGA
- a CDS encoding F0F1 ATP synthase subunit C — translation MESLELIGMISIIMAGATVGIGAPITAIGEGWAVSRAMGALAQQPDAAPVISRTLFIGLAMTESSAIYCFVVSMILIFANPFWNHFLSLAGG, via the coding sequence GTGGAGAGCCTTGAGCTGATCGGCATGATCTCAATCATCATGGCGGGAGCCACTGTCGGCATCGGTGCCCCGATCACCGCTATCGGCGAGGGCTGGGCGGTCTCACGTGCGATGGGCGCGCTGGCCCAGCAACCCGATGCCGCACCGGTGATTTCGCGCACGCTGTTCATCGGCCTGGCAATGACCGAGTCGTCGGCGATCTACTGTTTTGTCGTGTCAATGATCCTGATCTTCGCCAACCCGTTCTGGAACCACTTTCTGAGCCTTGCGGGAGGCTGA
- a CDS encoding F0F1 ATP synthase subunit delta, with amino-acid sequence MAVDWFTLVAQAINFLVLVWLLKRLFYDRIIGAMDQREAGIADRLEEAAREREVAAKEAEKYRAGNWEFEQQREQMLARAADEAEARRQVLLEDARRQAAKVQQQWLGKLEREREDLLQDFRERVGQGVFTLAGQGLKELADADLEAQMLKVFAQRIQDLDPEQREAIIATIRDSSGEVEVNTSFTLNQQGRDTLTATLREHLGKDIQVHFGTDPKLICGIELRARSHRLAWSLGSWLEGLEARVFEALDESARDHAADR; translated from the coding sequence ATGGCGGTCGACTGGTTCACGCTGGTAGCCCAGGCTATCAACTTTCTGGTCCTGGTATGGCTGCTTAAACGCCTGTTTTACGACCGGATCATCGGTGCCATGGACCAGCGGGAAGCAGGCATCGCCGACCGTCTGGAGGAGGCCGCACGTGAGCGCGAGGTTGCTGCAAAGGAAGCCGAGAAGTACCGCGCCGGCAACTGGGAGTTTGAGCAGCAACGTGAACAGATGCTCGCACGCGCTGCTGATGAGGCCGAAGCGCGGCGCCAGGTGCTGCTGGAGGACGCACGCCGGCAGGCCGCCAAGGTCCAACAGCAGTGGCTCGGGAAGTTGGAACGTGAGCGTGAGGACCTGCTGCAGGACTTTCGCGAACGCGTTGGCCAGGGAGTGTTCACCCTGGCCGGTCAGGGCCTGAAGGAGCTGGCTGACGCGGATCTGGAAGCGCAGATGCTGAAAGTGTTTGCGCAGCGGATCCAGGACCTCGATCCGGAGCAGCGCGAGGCGATCATCGCAACGATCCGCGACTCCAGCGGCGAAGTCGAAGTCAACACCTCCTTCACGCTCAACCAGCAGGGCCGGGACACGCTGACAGCAACCCTGCGCGAGCATCTGGGCAAGGATATCCAGGTGCACTTCGGCACCGACCCGAAACTGATCTGCGGCATCGAACTGCGCGCCCGCTCACACCGCCTGGCCTGGAGCCTGGGCTCCTGGCTGGAAGGACTGGAAGCACGGGTCTTCGAGGCCCTGGACGAGAGCGCCCGGGATCATGCCGCCGACCGCTAA